The Maylandia zebra isolate NMK-2024a linkage group LG4, Mzebra_GT3a, whole genome shotgun sequence genome includes a window with the following:
- the ndel1b gene encoding nuclear distribution protein nudE-like 1-B — MDTEMIPKFSSKDEEVDYWKSQALKYKKSCHEAQEELQEFQEGSRELEAELEAQLGQAEQRLRDLQSENERLKNEVSNLKEKLEQQYAQSYKQISLLEDDLGQTRSIKDQLHKYVRELEQANDDLERAKRATIVSLEDFETRLNQAIERNAFLESELDEKESLLVSVQRLKDEARDLRQELAVRERTTDRMSAPSSPTLDIDKIDSAVQASLSLPATPVGKNIEHSFISPKALTNGCGNSSLTPSARISALNIVGDLLRKVGALESKLAACRNFAKDQAARKNYSTDKSMLLNSNATNFSHSLHATYFDKTTVNGLDPSTLTSMTPSRALSPPGMLPLSV, encoded by the exons ATGGACACAGAGATGATTCCCAAATTTTCGTCAAAGGATGAGGAGGTTGATTACTGGAAGTCCCAAGCCCTCAAATATAAGAAAAG TTGCCATGAAGCCCAAGAGGAGTTGCAGGAGTTCCAGGAGGGGAGCAGAGAACTGGAAGCTGAGTTGGAGGCACAACTTGGTCAAGCTGAACAACGTCTTCGAGACCTACAGAGTGAAAACGAGAGGCTAAAGAATGAGGTTTCCAACCTCAAG GAAAAGCTGGAGCAGCAATATGCCCAGAGTTATAAACAGATCTCTTTGCTAGAGGACGACCTGGGACAGACTCGCAGCATCAAGGATCAACTCCATAAATATGTCCGAGAGCTTGAACAGGCCAACGATGACCTCGAGAGAGCAAAAAG GGCTACAATAGTGTCTCTTGAAGACTTTGAGACCCGTTTGAACCAGGCAATTGAAAGGAATGCCTTTCTGGAGAGTGAACTGGATGAGAAAGAGTCTCTCCTTGTATCTGTGCAGCGGTTGAAAGATGAAGCACGAG ACCTGAGGCAGGAGCTGGCAGTGCGCGAAAGGACCACAGACAGGATGTCAGCACCCAGCTCACCCACTTTAGACATAGACAAGATTGATTCAGCTGTACAAGCCTCTTTATCCCTCCCAGCAACACCTGTAGGAAAGAATATAGAGCACTCTTTTATCAGCCCCAAAG CACTGACCAACGGCTGCGGTAACTCGTCTCTGACTCCCTCTGCAAGAATCTCAGCTCTTAACATTGTTGGCGACCTTCTGAGAAAAGTCGGG GCTTTGGAGTCGAAACTTGCTGCCTGTAGGAACTTTGCCAAAGACCAGGCAGCAAGAAAAAACTACTCCACAGACAAAAGCATGCTTCTCAACAGCAATGCCACCAATTTCTCTCACTCACTACATGCTACCTACTTCGACAAAAC CACTGTTAATGGATTGGACCCCAGCACCTTGACTTCCATGACACCATCCAGAGCCCTGTCTCCACCGGGCATGCTGCCTTTGAGTGTGTGA